In Quercus robur chromosome 10, dhQueRobu3.1, whole genome shotgun sequence, a genomic segment contains:
- the LOC126702079 gene encoding LEAF RUST 10 DISEASE-RESISTANCE LOCUS RECEPTOR-LIKE PROTEIN KINASE-like 2.5: MSQFLSYLLILSFFFFINSLGTNSRPLLAICEPHLCGNVNISYPFWVRNEIASDQQYYCGYKGFGVMCLDGEAVLELPGDRYYVKDINYADYTLTLVDIDITTNQTCPRARQNVSLETLPLKYSSVDLNLSFYFNCTSYAPTVPSIQCLNIGSYRSYVFVENNETEGFDWSKNCEEKVVVTVRQTQINMDNLTGGFGGAMNDGFVLDWERVKDWAMNDGFVLDWESVKDCGPCERSEGYCGYNATAEEFLCFCNDGSTHSNSCKGPPSRTKKLKLIRGVAASGVGVLLTCIIIFWFRSKRSIIKSTKFWTKKTKNEHDLEAFIRKYGPLALNRYKFLEIKKMTNSFRDKLGQGGFGGVYKGKLLDGRPVAVKVLNESKGNGEEFINEVASISRTSHVNIVTLLGFCLEGQKRALIYEFMPNGSLEKFIQDGNLEKTNSHLGWEKLFQIAIRIARGLEYLHRGCNTRILHFDIKPHNILLDEDFCPKISDFGLAKLCIRNESNISMTGTRGTIGYIAPEVFSRNFGGVSHKSDVYSYGMMILEMAGGRNNIDVGVS, translated from the exons ATGTCACAATTCCTTAGCTACCTCCTcatcctctccttcttcttcttcatcaactcCTTAGGCACCAATTCTAGACCTTTGTTAGCAATATGCGAGCCACACCTCTGCGGTAACGTTAACATCAGCTACCCTTTTTGGGTTCGTAATGAAATCGCCTCTGATCAGCAATATTATTGTGGCTACAAGGGGTTTGGCGTTATGTGCCTGGACGGCGAGGCCGTACTTGAATTACCCGGTGACCGGTACTACGTGAAAGATATAAATTATGCCGACTATACCCTAACCCTTGTGGATATTGATATCACCACCAACCAAACGTGCCCAAGGGCACGTCAAAACGTTTCTCTAGAGACGCTACCATTGAAATATTCTTCAGTGGATTTGAATCTCAGTTTTTACTTTAATTGCACTTCCTACGCTCCAACTGTGCCTTCCATCCAGTGCTTGAATATTGGTAGCTACCGGTCTTATGTTTTTGTGGAGAATAATGAGACGGAGGGCTTTGATTGGTCAAAGAATTGCGAGGAGAAAGTGGTGGTGACAGTGAGACAGACTCAGATCAATATGGATAATTTAACTGGTGGGTTTGGTGGGGCTATGAATGATGGCTTTGTGCTTGATTGGGAACGAGTTAAGGATTGGGCTATGAATGATGGCTTTGTGCTTGATTGGGAAAGTGTTAAGGATTGTGGTCCATGTGAGAGGTCTGAAGGGTATTGTGGATACAACGCTACGGCTGAGGAGTTCTTGTGCTTTTGCAACGATGGAAGCACACATAGTAACAGCTGCAAAG GCCCCCCTAGCAGGACCAAAAAATTGAAGCTGATTAGAG GTGTTGCTGCTTCAGGAGTTGGAGTATTACTAACCTGCATCATTATTTTCTGGTTTAGAAGTAAAAGATCAATTATTAAGTCAACAAAATTTTGGACgaagaaaacaaagaatgaGCATGATCTTGAGGCCTTCATTAGAAAGTATGGACCACTAGCTCTAAATAGATATAAATtcttagaaataaaaaaaatgaccaactCTTTTAGAGATAAACTAGGTCAAGGAGGTTTTGGTGGCGTCTACAAAGGAAAGTTGCTTGATGGTCGTCCTGTTGCTGTGAAGGTCCTTAATGAATCAAAAGGAAATGGAGAAGAATTTATTAATGAGGTTGCAAGCATTAGTAGAACTTCACATGTTAATATTGTCACACTCCTAGGATTTTGTCTAGAAGGTCAGAAAAGAGCTCTCATCTATGAGTTCATGCCCAATGGATCACTTGAAAAGTTCATACAAGATGGCAACCTTGAGAAAACCAATTCGCATTTGGGATGGGAAAAATTGTTCCAAATTGCAATTAGAATTGCTCGGGGGCTTGAGTACTTGCACCGTGGGTGCAACACAAGAATCTTGCATTTTGACATAAAACCACATAATATCCTTCTGGATGAAGATTTTTGCCCAAAAATCTCTGATTTTGGACTCGCTAAACTTTGTATAAGGAATGAGAGTAACATATCAATGACTGGTACCAGAGGAACAATTGGGTACATAGCTCCAGAAGTGTTTAGTAGGAACTTTGGTGGAGTTTCACACAAATCTGATGTTTATAGCTATGGAATGATGATTTTGGAGATGGCTGGAGGAAGAAATAACATTGATGTTGGAGTAAGCTAG